GAGGTCATCCAGCGGAGACGCCAGCGATCCGGACATCTACATGACCGGTCACTTTGTTCCGCTGGTAATCACGGATGGCACCAACACCATCGATTGGGACACCTTCGAGAGGCTGGCCGGTGGACAgtcggcgcagcagcagcagccgctcCAGCAGCAATCGCAGTCTGGCGAGGATTTCGACGATCTCGCAGGCGAGCCGGACGTGGAGAAGCGAGCCTGGAAGAGCATGAACGTGGCCTGGGGAAAGAGGAGGCAGGCGCAGGGCTGGAACAAGTTCAGGGGCGCCTGGGGCAAGCGCGAGCCCACCTGGAACAACCTGAAGGGCATGTGGGGCAAGCGCGACCAGTGGCAGAAGCTTCACGGCGGCTGGGGCAAGCGCTCCCAGTTGCCCAGCAACTAATCCCGCACCGGATCGTCGTAGCACAGGCAAACTTAACCAGACTAACTAATCCACCTGTATCTAACCGTATATAGCATGTGTGTTTCTCCGCGAAGAGGTTCCGTTCCGTTCTCAGTGTCCAAGTCGCATTAGGTTGTCCGGAGTTCCC
This genomic interval from Drosophila teissieri strain GT53w chromosome 3L, Prin_Dtei_1.1, whole genome shotgun sequence contains the following:
- the LOC122616540 gene encoding allatostatins MIP, which codes for MAHTKTRRSYGFLMVLLILGSACGSLVASGSAANPASNEPGGGGLSEQVVLDQLSESDLYGNNKRAWQSLQSSWGKRSSSGDASDPDIYMTGHFVPLVITDGTNTIDWDTFERLAGGQSAQQQQPLQQQSQSGEDFDDLAGEPDVEKRAWKSMNVAWGKRRQAQGWNKFRGAWGKREPTWNNLKGMWGKRDQWQKLHGGWGKRSQLPSN